The Cheilinus undulatus linkage group 2, ASM1832078v1, whole genome shotgun sequence genome has a window encoding:
- the gpr4 gene encoding G-protein coupled receptor 4, with the protein MCNISFCDVDSKVDQFFQPTLYIIVIVLGLPTNCMALWAAYMQVRQRNELGIYLINLSVADLLYISTLPLWIDYFLQHDDWIHGQESCKLFGFIFYTNIYVSIAFLCCISLDRYLAVAYPLRFAKVRRIKTAVMVSAMVWMIEIVANSAPLFHDELFQDRFNHTFCFEKYPMQDWVAGMNLYRTFLGFLAPWTAMLVAYRGILAAVRCNVSTERQEKAKIQRLALSLILIVLLCFGPYHILLLVRSVMFLRKPCDCGSEESLFAAYHVSLALTSLNCVADPILYCFVNEGARHDVGRALSALMSAACHRRSSSSPSHADILNAGSVTMETPLSAKKQPCVYADGEKTSSYKTELAALKEECLQMTILSVKK; encoded by the exons ATGTGCAACATCTCATTCTGTGATGTGGACAGTAAGGTGGATCAGTTCTTCCAGCCGACGCTCTACATCATCGTCATCGTTCTGGGGCTGCCCACCAACTGCATGGCCTTATGGGCCGCCTACATGCAG GTACGCCAACGCAACGAGCTGGGCATCTACCTGATCAACCTCTCGGTGGCCGACCTCCTCTACATCAGCACTCTTCCTCTCTGGATCGACTACTTCCTCCAGCACGATGACTGGATTCACGGTCAGGAGAGCTGCAAACTGTTCGGCTTCATCTTCTACACCAACATCTACGTCAGCATCGCCTTCCTCTGCTGCATATCCCTGGACAGGTACCTGGCTGTGGCATATCCTCTGCGCTTTGCCAAAGTTCGGCGAATCAAGACAG CTGTTATGGTCAGTGCTATGGTGTGGATGATTGAGATAGTGGCCAACTCTGCTCCACTCTTCCACGATGAGCTCTTCCAGGATCGCTTCAACCACACCTTCTGCTTCGAAAAATATCCCATGCAGGACTGGGTGGCAGGGATGAACCTCTACAGGACGTTTTTAGGCTTCCTTGCTCCATGGACGGCCATGCTAGTGGCCTACCGCGGGATCCTAGCAGCTGTGCGCTGCAACGTCTCCACAGAGCGCCAGGAAAAGGCCAAGATTCAGCGGCTGGCGTTGAGTCTTATCCTGATAGTTCTGCTCTGCTTTGGACCGTACCACATCCTCCTCCTGGTGCGGAGTGTCATGTTTCTGAGGAAACCATGTGACTGCGGCTCAGAGGAGAGCTTATTTGCAGCGTACCACGTTTCTTTAGCGCTGACCAGCCTCAACTGTGTCGCTGACCCCATACTGTACTGTTTTGTCAACGAGGGGGCTCGGCACGATGTCGGTCGAGCTCTCTCTGCTTTAATGTCTGCAGCCTGCCACAGACGCTCCTCTTCCTCGCCATCTCACGCAGACATACTCAACGCTGGCTCGGTCACTATGGAAACGCCTCTGTCAGCAAAGAAGCAGCCCTGTGTGTATGCTGATGGAGAAAAGACAAGCAGCTACAAGACTGAACTAGCAGCTCTGAAGGAGGAATGTCTCCAGATGACCATCCtcagtgttaaaaagtga